Genomic window (Enterobacteriaceae bacterium 4M9):
CGTGCCACGGACTGTTGCCAGCCGCGCGGTGCGCTCTTACCGCACCCTTTCACCCTTACCTGATCCCGCTTGCGCGGGCCATCGGCGGTTTGCTCTCTGTTGCACTGGTCGTAGGCTTGCGCCCCCCAGGCGTTACCTGGCACCCTGCCCTATGGAGCCCGGACTTTCCTCCACTTCGCCCGTCTCCCCGAAAGGACGACGACGAAGCAGCGACTGTCTGGTCAACTTCAGCGCGAGAGTATAGAGAGTTTCCCGGCCGATGTCACCCTACAGCGGCCAGCGTGTGCAACCTTGTTTCACTTAACCACGGCGCGTGCCGTATTCAGCCGCCTCGCTCCCGGTCCTCGCGCCTTAGCGCAACGCCATGCCTACCCGCAGCGTTGCGGCCACATTACGCGAGGCGTGATAGATGTTGTTGCTGGCATCATTGAGCGCTTCATCGAGCGTAACAACGCGACTTAACACGCTAAACACCGCATCAATGCCGTGCTGATGCACCACTTCCACATCCTGCGCCAGGCTGCCCGCAATGCCGATAACCGGCTTATGGTATTTCTTTGCCACGCGCGCCACGCCCACCGGCACCTTGCCGCGCACGCTCTGGCTATCCATGCGGCCTTCACCGGTTACCACCAGCGTGCAGTTGTGAATGTGCTCCTCCAGGTGCAGCGCCCCGGTCACAATCTCCACGCCGCTTTGCAGTTGCGCGCCAAGAAACGCCATCAGCGCGGCGCCCATGCCGCCCGCAGCGCCTGCTCCGGGCGCATTGCGCACCTGCACACGCAGCGTTTTTTCAATAATATGCGCATAGTGCGCGAGATTAGCGTCAAGTTCTGCCACCATCGCCGCCGTTGCCCCCTTTTGCGGGCCAAAGACGTGTGAGGCACCGTTTTCGCCGGTCAGCGGATTTGTCACGTCACAGGCAACGAGAATCTCACACTCGCGCAGCCGGGCATCCAGGTTTGTCACATCAACCGCGTTCAGCGCTGCCAGTGCAGCACCGCCGCGGCCAATCTCCTGCCCCAGCGCATCACGCAGGCTCACGCCCAGCGCCTGTACCATACCGGCACCGCCGTCGTTGGTGGCACTGCCGCCAATGCCAATAATGATTTTTCGCGCACCGCTGTCCAGCGCTGCCAGAATCAGTTCCCCGGTGCCGTAGGAGGTAGTGATGCGCGGATCGCGCGCCTGCAAAGGCACCAGCGCCAGCCCGCTCGCTTGCGCCATTTCAATAAACGCCGTGCCGCCGTCGCCGGAAAGCCCCCAACCCGCCTGCACCGGCTCACCGAGCGGCCCGGTGACGGTTGCCTGCATGCGGCGTCCGTGGGTTGCGGCAATCATCGCCTCGACGGTGCCTTCACCGCCGTCGGCAACCGGTACGCAAACGTATTGCGCCTCGGGAAATATTTCGCGAAAGCCTTTTTCTATCGCCTCTGCCACCCGCACGGCAGACAGGCTCTCTTTCCAGGAATCAGGTGCGATTACGATTTTCATAACGTGTCCTGCCAGAACAGCGTGCACTGGCAAAAAGAGAGGTGCATTTCGCACCCCTCAGATTGCTGACAAAGAAGCAAAAAACGGGGTTTTTCCTTCTTTGTAGTGAGCGGGCGAAAATCAATGAATTGATTTTCCTTATTTTTTATTGGCTGTCATCCATCCTGCCTGCGGCAGGATGAAGTTTGTCATCCGTCACAGGGGCGCATTTCGCGCCCCTGGGGGTTACCTGCTGACTTCCACCTTCGCCAGATTTTCGTAGTAGCGCGCCAGCGCACAGTGGTCGGCAGTGCCCAGCCCGTCGGCACGCAGCGCCTGCATCATCTCCATCACGGCGGCTGTCAGCGGCAACTGCGCGCCCACACCGTGTGAGGTATCCAGCGCATTGGCCAGGTCTTTGATGTGCAGATCGATACGAAAGCCCGGTTTGAAGTTCCTGTCCATCACCATCGGCGCTTTGGCATCCAGCACCGTACTGCCCGCAAGGCCGCCGCGAATGGCCTGGTAAACCAGATCCGGGTTCACGCCTGCTTTGGTGGCCAGCACCAGCGCTTCCGACATGGCCGCAATGTTCAGCGCCACAATCACCTGGTTGGCGAGTTTGGTGACGTTACCGGCACCGATTTCCCCGGTGTGCACCACTGAACCTGCCATGGCCTTCATCAGGTCATAATATTTATCAAACACCGCTTTATCGCCGCCAACCATCACCGACAGTGTGCCGTCAATGGCCTTAGGCTCACCGCCGCTGACCGGCGCATCCAGCATGTTCATGCCTTTTGCCGCCAGCGCAGTGCTGATTTCACGACTTGCCAGCGGTGCAATCGAGCTCATGTCGATAAGCGTGCTGCCTGAGCGCGCGCCTTCAATCAGGCCGTTCTCGCCCAGCGCCACTTCCTGCACCTGCGGTGAGTTTGGCAGCATGGTGATGATGACATCGCAACTCTCAGCGACCGCTTTTGGCGTGGCGGCGCTTTCGGCCCCGGCGTTAATCAGTTCGGCCAGCGATTCTTTATTGTGATCCAGTACCACCAGCGAATAGCCAGCCTTGAGCAGATTTTTGCTCATGGGTTTGCCCATGATGCCCAGACCAATGAAACCCACTTTTAACGTCATAATCCTGTTCTCCCTCAATAATCTGAAGCCGTTTACTGCTTAAACAGATCCGCCAGTTTTTGCGTGGCGGCGCGAAATACACCAAGGTCGCTGCCTACGGCAACGAAGGTCGCGCCCCATTCCAGGTAGCGCCGAGCGTCGGCTTCTGCGGGGGCGAGAATGCCCGACGGTTTGCCGTGCGCCTTCGCACGGGCAAAGATATGTTCAATGGCGCGCTGAACCTCCGGGTGCGACGGGTTGCCGAGATAACCCAGTGCGGCCGATAAATCACCAGGGCCGACAAAGATGCCGTCCACGCCGTCGGTGGCAGCAATGGCATCAAGGTTATCCAGCCCAAGCTGGCTTTCGATTTGCACCATCACGGTGATGTTGTGGTTAATCTCTCTGAAGTAGTCCGGCACGCTGCCGTAGCCGTTGCTACGGTGGCCGACCGACACGCCGCGAATGCCGTGCGGCGGATAGCGGGTTGAGGCCACCGCCCGCTCGGCGTCTTCCTGGCTTTCTACAAACGGAATTAAAAAGTTGTAAAAGCCAATATCCAGCAGGCGTTTGATGATGACCGGCTCGTTGGTGGGCGCACGCACCACCGGCGCGCTGATGCTGCCCTTAAGCGCCATCAGCTGCGGAATAAAGGTGGTGATATCATTCGGTGCGTGTTCGCCGTCCAGCACAATCCAGTCAAAACCCGCCAGCCCCAGCACTTCGGTGCTGATGGGGTTTGCCAGCGCCGACCAGCAGCCAATCTGGGTCTGGTGCGCCGCCAGCGCGGCCTTAAATTTGTTGGGGAAAATCGTGTTGTTCATCTGCGTTAACCCTTATTTCTGCAATTCCATACGCCGGATGTCGCCTACCACGAACAGGTAGCAGAACATCGCCATCAGCGCCGAACAGCCTACAAACAGCAGCGCACCGTTGAAGCTGTGCAACTCGCTGACCAGATAACCGATAACCAGCGGCGTCACAATCGACGCCACGTTGCCAAAAACGTTAAACACGCCGCCGCACAGGCCAATAATTTCACGCGGCGCGGTATCTGCCACCACCGGCCAGCCCAGCGCGCC
Coding sequences:
- a CDS encoding glycerate kinase, which codes for MKIVIAPDSWKESLSAVRVAEAIEKGFREIFPEAQYVCVPVADGGEGTVEAMIAATHGRRMQATVTGPLGEPVQAGWGLSGDGGTAFIEMAQASGLALVPLQARDPRITTSYGTGELILAALDSGARKIIIGIGGSATNDGGAGMVQALGVSLRDALGQEIGRGGAALAALNAVDVTNLDARLRECEILVACDVTNPLTGENGASHVFGPQKGATAAMVAELDANLAHYAHIIEKTLRVQVRNAPGAGAAGGMGAALMAFLGAQLQSGVEIVTGALHLEEHIHNCTLVVTGEGRMDSQSVRGKVPVGVARVAKKYHKPVIGIAGSLAQDVEVVHQHGIDAVFSVLSRVVTLDEALNDASNNIYHASRNVAATLRVGMALR
- the garR gene encoding 2-hydroxy-3-oxopropionate reductase translates to MTLKVGFIGLGIMGKPMSKNLLKAGYSLVVLDHNKESLAELINAGAESAATPKAVAESCDVIITMLPNSPQVQEVALGENGLIEGARSGSTLIDMSSIAPLASREISTALAAKGMNMLDAPVSGGEPKAIDGTLSVMVGGDKAVFDKYYDLMKAMAGSVVHTGEIGAGNVTKLANQVIVALNIAAMSEALVLATKAGVNPDLVYQAIRGGLAGSTVLDAKAPMVMDRNFKPGFRIDLHIKDLANALDTSHGVGAQLPLTAAVMEMMQALRADGLGTADHCALARYYENLAKVEVSR
- the garL gene encoding 2-dehydro-3-deoxyglucarate aldolase, whose product is MNNTIFPNKFKAALAAHQTQIGCWSALANPISTEVLGLAGFDWIVLDGEHAPNDITTFIPQLMALKGSISAPVVRAPTNEPVIIKRLLDIGFYNFLIPFVESQEDAERAVASTRYPPHGIRGVSVGHRSNGYGSVPDYFREINHNITVMVQIESQLGLDNLDAIAATDGVDGIFVGPGDLSAALGYLGNPSHPEVQRAIEHIFARAKAHGKPSGILAPAEADARRYLEWGATFVAVGSDLGVFRAATQKLADLFKQ